A portion of the Trichoplusia ni isolate ovarian cell line Hi5 chromosome 12, tn1, whole genome shotgun sequence genome contains these proteins:
- the LOC113499619 gene encoding uncharacterized protein LOC113499619 isoform X1, translated as MAKEKRKKNEDELERRRIARREKYKRIKSDPAKYAIEKNKKKEAYLRRKSEQKVKNINEMSPREQRAQRKRWRENSKRYLEKKANERKIQEITMSSLVLEAQGKTNDKELSDPLCEQNVKKEMGKESKQKIYQRKMKALKLKHAMEKKEMTLLIKKYQNRCRILTQKLNKIKNIYTRTGFEENIVLPTQLPIDTSNCHNVKQTTAEHVILKSASDSIRRPSSNLRNKCLKYRFQRSIKQGSNSIQELIKLFYEDDINSRIGAGKKQYVKKYGLVKQRRYLLDSVKNLHTKFLEDNPNLRISYVTFTRLRPFWVFLPRDDRETCACTVHTNMDLLICSLRKYKIIDVKNYQDMLRVLCCDKYNTKCVGRHCEACKNRVISYKEFNNDEEIVYHEWSRDKKKVGTKEINIVKKFTRKIKPRDLIFKLENSLPKFFLHTVNILNQYQAITLLKQSLSYDETILHMDFSENYSYKFAAEVQSLHFGGSRGQVSLHTVVAYLKEERETVHQCLCTVSECTRHDSPAVWAHLQKALEFVFEKRPSITTAHILTDSPTSQYRNKQIFYILTQLRDTFPSLKFVTWNYQESGHGKGAPDGVGAVVKRTADHEVKCGRDVGDFATFLRVVSENVKNVEIKVVEEHEIKEKELLLPKDISPFKGTMLVHQVVWNSRSEFLEFRKLSCFLCIDKICEHDNKHMQLHKIYKSVVDAAVQNIKIIPPSKRITVLNDVSIQYHNRSNIASTSGTGQIRKFRKEENVKRLADVKFDWTNQTFISTKQKVSGGHEEAFLRFINERSSENPEE; from the coding sequence ATGGCGAAAGAGAAACGTAAGAAAAATGAAGATGAGTTAGAAAGGAGAAGAATTGCAAGAAgggaaaaatacaaaagaataaaaagtgaTCCCGCGAAATATGCcattgaaaagaataaaaaaaaagaagcatACTTAAGAAGAAAAAGCGAGCAGaaagtcaaaaatataaacgaaatGTCTCCAAGGGAACAAAGAGCGCAAAGAAAACGGTGGAGAGAAAATTCAAAGAGATACCTGGAGAAGAAAGCTAATGAGAGGAAGATACAAGAAATAACTATGTCTTCTCTAGTGCTGGAAGCTCaaggaaaaacaaatgataaagaGTTATCTGATCCATTGTGtgaacaaaatgtaaaaaaagagaTGGGTAAAGAAAGTaagcaaaaaatataccaacGTAAAATGAAAGCCTTAAAGTTAAAACATGCCatggaaaaaaaagaaatgacgTTATTAATTAAGAAGTACCAAAACCGCTGCAGAATTTTGACacagaaattaaacaaaattaaaaacatatatacCCGTACTGGTTTTGAGGAAAACATTGTCTTACCTACTCAATTGCCTATTGATACATCCAATTGCCATAATGTCAAACAAACGACAGCcgaacacgttattttaaagtccgCCAGCGATTCCATACGTAGACCAAGTTCAAACCTTCGAAACAAATGTCTAAAATACAGATTTCAGCGGAGTATCAAACAAGGCAGTAACAGCATCCAAGAattgattaaattgttttacgaAGATGATATTAACAGTCGCATCGGTGCaggaaaaaaacaatatgtaaaaaaatacggaCTAGTAAAACAGAGACGGTACCTGCTGGATTCTGTGAAAAACTTGCATACTAAATTTCTTGAAGACAATCCTAACTTACGGATTAGTTATGTAACGTTTACAAGGCTACGCCCATTTTGGGTCTTCTTGCCACGAGATGATAGGGAAACCTGTGCATGTACGGTACACACAAATATGGATCTATTGATTTGTTCtttaaggaaatataaaattattgatgtAAAGAATTATCAGGATATGTTACGCGTTCTTTGTTGTGATAAATACAACACTAAGTGCGTTGGTAGACACTGTGAAGCTTGTAAAAACAGAGTTATATCttacaaagaatttaataacgACGAAGAAATCGTGTACCATGAATGGTCAAGAGATAAAAAGAAAGTGGGcaccaaagaaataaatatagtgAAAAAATTTACAAGAAAGATAAAACCTAGGGACCTGATATTTAAACTTGAGAATTCCCTGCCGAAATTTTTTCTTCATACTGTGAACATCCTAAATCAATATCAAGCTATTACTCTTTTGAAACAATCCCTTAGTTATGATGAAACAATTCTCCACATGGACTTTTCAGAAAATTATAGTTACAAATTTGCTGCAGAGGTGCAGAGTCTGCACTTTGGGGGTAGTCGTGGTCAAGTGTCTCTCCATACTGTGGTGGCTTATCTCAAGGAAGAAAGGGAGACTGTTCACCAGTGTCTATGCACTGTCAGCGAATGTACACGTCATGATTCCCCTGCTGTCTGGGCGCACTTACAGAAGGCGTTAGAATTTGTGTTTGAAAAACGTCCCTCTATTACTACCGCACACATTTTAACTGATAGCCCAACAAGTCAATAtcgtaataaacaaatattttacatattgaCTCAGCTCCGCGATACCTTTCCGTCTTTGAAATTCGTTACATGGAATTATCAAGAAAGTGGTCATGGCAAAGGTGCCCCCGACGGCGTCGGTGCTGTAGTTAAGAGGACAGCTGATCATGAAGTTAAATGTGGCCGTGACGTCGGGGATTTTGCAACATTCCTTAGAGTTGTttctgaaaatgttaaaaatgtcGAGATAAAAGTAGTAGAAGAGcatgaaattaaagaaaaagaacttTTACTTCCTAAAGATATTTCACCATTCAAGGGCACTATGTTAGTTCACCAAGTGGTCTGGAATTCTAGATCCGAATTTCTCGAGTTCCGAAAACTAAGCTGCTTTCTGTGTATCGATAAAATATGCGAACATGATAATAAACATATGCAACtacataaaatctataaaagcgTCGTCGACGCGGCcgtccaaaatattaaaattattccacCAAGCAAAAGAATTACGGTATTGAACGATGTATCCATCCAGTATCATAATCGTAGCAATATTGCGTCAACTTCTGGAACAGGCCAAATCAGAAAATTTAGAAAGgaagaaaatgtaaaaagacTTGCTGATGTCAAATTTGATTGGACAAATCAGACATTCATAAGCACCAAACAGAAGGTCTCTGGAGGACACGAAGAGGCTTTTCTCCGGTTTATTAATGAGCGATCTTCCGAGAATCCAGAAGAATAG